One window of the Leishmania infantum JPCM5 genome chromosome 28 genome contains the following:
- a CDS encoding putative oligomeric golgi complex component 8, with translation MTTSSAEEVRVRQSIVNCAVDHYELLTNAQAANVAAASLSSNAEDTAKELTASLQTLHSWSQLLQYAGQSWRQEKAQLHSAVMSHQKIVALMESPALVEECVRQTMFHEALLIFDHVMMLCQHMSDVYVFQRLQKEVVDTMEQAVNAHVLPMLSGGLTVDTAYKAISLLRRLGGSPASLRALFLRSRAAYIRQLLQEAESSVVPYSLILKYITVYKVHVNEVTLQYKACFPSSTEAQQRQATEELSLWCQEQAHMFMHLMAAALQHLHNGSELALVVQQCSSCSSASARVHTDVLGLLGSILVQKVQGLFAEGMRQARITYRTAMQTSSWRVSVYCHNNSTLTSSTGIQAPPTISDTPAVQLAQWLPLAYALNGMLASFNAIRKCLLPGVEAPCGEEVRQLVCEVGQDMLNDAPLLDTMYSAERAVFVTFVKAFQRLWYPYVLHLVGRLLGPAHREDLEDRTQALMYGIGELLFAVESPSTVPAAESASSVAPAHPHASTILATPTPDFTTAPAAAPSVPPASTNSAPT, from the coding sequence ATGACAACTTCCTCCGCCGAGGAGGTCCGGGTGCGGCAGTCCATTGTGAACTGTGCAGTCGATCACTACGAGCTGTTGACCAACGCGCAGGCCGCAAacgtggcggccgcgtcgctcTCCAGCAATGCCGAAGACACCGCTAAAGAGCTGACAGCATCCTTGCAAACACTGCACTCCTGGTCGCAGCTTCTCCAGTATGCGGGGCAGTCGTGGCGGCAAGAGaaagcgcagctgcacagcgcGGTCATGAGTCACCAGAAAATCGTGGCTCTCATGGAGTCGCCTGCCTTAGTGGAGGAGTGTGTGCGGCAGACAATGTTCCACGAGGCGCTCCTCATATTCGACCACGTCATGATGCTGTGTCAGCACATGAGCGACGTGTACGTTTTTCAGAGATTGCAGAAGGAAGTGGTGGACACAATGGAGCAGGCGGTGAACGCGCATGTGCTGCCGATGCTGTCGGGTGGGCTCACGGTGGACACGGCGTACAAAGCCATCTCCCTCCTTCGTCGCCTTGGCGGCTCCCCGGCGTCGTTGCGTGCACTCTtcctgcgcagccgcgctgcgtACATTcgtcagctgctgcaggaagCTGAATCCAGCGTGGTGCCCTACTCTCTCATCCTCAAGTACATCACGGTGTACAAGGTGCACGTGAACGAGGTGACGCTGCAGTACAAGGCGTGCTTCCCGTCCAGCACCGAGGCCCAGCAACGGCAAGCGACGGAGGAGCTGAGCCTGTGGTGTcaggagcaggcgcacatGTTCATGCACctcatggcggcggcgctccagCACCTTCACAACGGCTCTGAACTGGCGCtcgtggtgcagcagtgcagcagctgctcgagtgCCAGTGCGCGGGTGCACACAGACGTGCTTGGGCTCCTGGGCAGCATACTTGTCCAGAAGGTGCAGGGACTCTTCGCTGAAGGCATGCGGCAGGCCCGGATCACCTATCGCACCGCCATGCAGACCTCCTCGTGGCGTGTTTCTGTGTACTGTCACAACAACTCGACGCTGACGTCGTCTACGGGGATCCAGGCCCCTCCGACTATTAGCGACACGCCAGCCGTGCAGCTAGCTCAGTGGCTGCCGCTCGCGTACGCGCTCAACGGGATGCTCGCCTCCTTCAACGCCATCCGCAAGTGTCTGTTACCAGGGGTTGAGGCACCGTGTGGGGAGGAAGTGCGACAGCTGGTGTGCGAGGTGGGACAGGACATGCTGAATGACGCGCCTCTGCTCGACACAATGTACAGCGCTGAACGGGCAGTGTTTGTGACCTTTGTGAAGGCGTTTCAACGGCTGTGGTACCCATATGTACTGCACCTGGTCGGCCGCCTTCTCGGACCTGCGCACCGCGAGGACTTGGAGGACCGCACGCAGGCTCTAATGTATGGCATTGGAGAGCTTCTGTTTGCGGTAGAgtcgccgtcgacggtgCCGGCTGCAGAAAGTGCGAGCTCCGTGGCGCCGGCACACCCGCATGCATCGACGATACTTGCTACACCGACACCAGACTTCACCACcgctccagctgcggcgccttcgGTGCCGCCAGCGTCAACGAACTCTGCACCGACCTAG
- a CDS encoding putative glutamate dehydrogenase, with translation MASSCLKYASVDDFIAKCVLSRDPHQPEFTQAVREVMTSLWPFLQKNPKYTQDGLLERIVEPERVIQFRVPWVDDKGVTHVNRAFRVQFNSAIGPYKGGMRFHPSVNLSILKFLGFEQTFKNSLTTLPMGGGKGGADFDPKGKSDSEVMRFCQSLVAELYRHIGADTDVPAGDIGVGSREVGYMNGMYWKLRNTNECTFTGKGLSFQGSAIRPEATGYGLVYFAQSMLMHANDSLEGKTVLVSGSGNVAQYAIEKCMELGAKVITASDSKGYIHDQSGFDKVKLAKLMKLKNERRGTLEEYAKETGVTYVPGKRPWCVKADIALPCATQNEIEATDAKTMVANGVKLVAEGANMPATEEATEIFQKAGVMFAPGKASNAGGVAISGLEMSQNAARLAWNAEEVDSRLRSIMSSIHESCVQYGEKNGKVSYVDGANIAGFVKVADAMLALGIV, from the coding sequence ATGGCCTCGAGCTGTCTCAAGTACGCGTCTGTGGACGACTTCATAGCGAAGTGCGTCCTGTCTCGCGACCCGCATCAGCCTGAATTCACGCAGGCTGTCCGCGAGGTGATGACGTCGCTGTGGCCGTTCCTGCAGAAAAACCCCAAGTACACTCAGGATGGCTTGCTGGAGCGCATTGTGGAGCCGGAGCGCGTGATTCAGTTCCGCGTCCCTTGGGTGGATGACAAGGGCGTCACCCACGTCAACCGCGCCTTCCGCGTCCAGTTCAACTCTGCCATCGGCCCCTACAAGGGAGGCATGCGCTTTCACCCCTCCGTCAACCTCTCTATCCTCAAGTTCCTTGGCTTCGAGCAGACCTTCAAGAACTCACTCACGACGCTGCCCATGGGTGGCGGCAAGGGCGGGGCCGACTTCGACCCCAAGGGCAAGAGCGACAGCGAGGTGATGCGCTTCTGCCAGTCACTCGTGGCGGAGCTCTACCGGCACATCGGCGCCGACACTGACGTGCCGGCTGGCGACATCGGCGTCGGTAGTCGCGAGGTGGGCTACATGAACGGCATGTACTGGAAGCTACGGAACACGAACGAGTGCACCTTTACCGGTAAGGGCCTCTCCTTCCAGGGCAGTGCGATCCGGCCTGAGGCTACGGGGTACGGCCTCGTGTACTTCGCTCAGTCGATGCTGATGCACGCCAACGACTCTCTCGAGGGAAAGACTGTCCTCGTGTCGGGCTCCGGCAACGTTGCGCAGTACGCGATCGAGAAGTGCATGGAGCTCGGAGCGAAGGTCATTACAGCCTCCGACTCAAAGGGCTACATACACGACCAGAGCGGCTTCGACAAGGTGAAGTTGGCGAAGCTGATGAAGCTGAAGAACGAGCGCCGTGGGACGCTGGAGGAATACGCGAAGGAGACGGGTGTCACGTACGTGCCGGGCAAGCGCCCGTGGTGTGTAAAAGCCGATATCGCCCTCCCGTGCGCCACGCAGAACGAGATCGAGGCGACCGACGCCAAGACGATGGTGGCGAACGGCGTGAAGCTGGTCGCCGAGGGTGCCAACATGCcagcgacggaggaggctACGGAGATCTTCCAGAAGGCGGGTGTGATGTTCGCCCCTGGCAAGGCCTCCAACGCCGGTGGCGTGGCCATCTCCGGGCTTGAGATGTCGCAGAACGCGGCGCGCCTGGCGTGgaacgccgaggaggtcGACAGCCGCCTGCGCAGCATCATGTCCAGCATCCACGAATCGTGCGTGCAGTACGGCGAAAAGAATGGCAAGGTCAGCTACGTGGACGGCGCAAACATTGCTGGCTTTGTGAAGGTGGCAGATGCCATGCTGGCTCTCGGCATCGTCTAG
- a CDS encoding putative sodium/sulphate symporter, with product MKFGKRLQDEIVLEWADYYVSYKRLKQFIHNSELRGSEFSHELFNIITEELAKAEGLFQQLMTDLQEEHDRLMKMNPDLPVAPVTKPRKFHRRKKGSSANDEAANEETGFVSTATSSVCDPSVLDGDAVPRHQRTSLGALLKRLFLLLIGDSQVKEVESNTPRALFLEWHSNAHQLQHFAELNLEAIRKSAKKLKKHRRMEDDCTAAIEAELARSRLVTLMPRLRNLLLDVSVDFERKFKVPLDQYANVAMSQEWHARWRYIFVGTALFLVVKRLPVLTEEPAAHNCLALFVLIITLWITEAIPFFCTAMLIPLFAVPLRIVMDPTKRESATATVASQIILGKLFNHVQILVMGGLTIAKAFSRTNLEMYAASMLHRWTAHRPSLYLLGVMLSSCLLCAFVSNVAAPLLVLGVVQRTLWEFPEGTNAPHGILLGLAFACNVGGMLSPIASPQNAVAISALSFYKVSFAQWVGVALPVVLFSVVAAWAVVLIVWRPFVDVPYIPLQVVNTAAEEQVSSATRAVVLVVSAITITLWILPANLFFGDTGIVALIPIVVFFGIGILSKEDFNTLSWHLMFLLAGGNMLGLCARDSRLLDIIAMSMKSTLTDSPPYLTLLVVLVAVGVITTFVSHTVAAMILLPIIVKIGFLMPESAGIMAVTPQSMVMLSALMCSGAMAFPISSFPNVNSLLAEDSKGKLYLRAKDFLFCGTVITLVFTACLVTWMVPLTNYVLPADH from the coding sequence ATGAAGTTTGGAAAGCGCCTGCAAGATGAGATTGTGCTGGAGTGGGCCGACTACTACGTCAGTTACAAGCGGCTCAAACAGTTCATCCACAACTCCGAgctccgcggcagcgagttCAGCCATGAACTCTTCAACATCATAACAGAGGAACTCGCGAAGGCAGAGGGCCTCTTTCAGCAGCTCATGACGGACctgcaggaggagcacgACAGACTCATGAAGATGAATCCCGACCTCCCTGTGGCCCCGGTGACAAAACCGCGCAAGTTCCACCGCCGAAaaaagggcagcagcgcgaacgACGAAGCAGCAAACGAGGAGACAGGGTTTgtgagcaccgccaccagctcTGTGTGTGATCCGTCAGTTTTGGACGGGGATGCAGTACCACGCCACCAGCGCACCAGCCTTGGCGCGCTCCTCAAGCGACTTTTTTTACTGCTCATTGGTGACTCGCAGGTGAAGGAAGTGGAGAGCAATACACCGCGAGCACTCTTCCTCGAGTGGCACTCCAACGCGCATCAGCTGCAACACTTCGCGGAGTTAAACCTTGAGGCCATCCGCAAGTCCGCGAAGAAACTGAAGAAGCATCGCCGCATGGAAGACGACTGCACGGCTGCCATCGAGGCCGAACTCGCCCGCTCGCGGCTGGTCACCCTCATGCCGCGTTTGCGCAACCTCTTGTTAGATGTAAGCGTGGACTTTGAACGCAAGTTCAAGGTACCGCTGGACCAGTACGCCAACGTGGCCATGTCGCAGGAGTGGCATGCGAGGTGGCGCTACATCTTCGTCGGGACCGCGCTGTTCCTGGTGGTGAAGCGGCTGCCGGTACTAACGGAGGAGCCGGCGGCCCACAACTGCCTAGCCCTTTTCGTGCTCATAATCACACTGTGGATCACCGAGGCGATTCCGTTCTTCTGCACGGCCATGCTCATTCCGCTCTTCGCTGTTCCGTTGCGCATTGTCATGGACCCGACGAAGCGCGAGAGcgcgacagcgacggtggcgtcgcaGATCATCTTGGGTAAACTCTTCAATCATGTTCAGATTCTTGTCATGGGCGGTCTCACCATCGCCAAGGCGTTTTCGCGCACGAATCTGGAGATGTATGCTGCGAGTATGCTGCATCGGTGGACGGCGCACCGCCCGTCGCTTTATTTGCTTGGTGTGATGTTGTCCAGCTGCCTCTTGTGTGCCTTCGTGTCGAACGTGGCGGCCCCGTTGCTGGTGCTCGGGGTAGTGCAGCGCACGCTGTGGGAGTTCCCAGAGGGGACGAACGCGCCGCACGGCATCCTGCTTGGCCTCGCCTTTGCGTGCAACGTCGGCGGCATGCTCTCGCCCATCGCTTCTCCGCAgaacgccgtcgccatctcAGCGCTGAGCTTTTATAAAGTATCCTTCGCGCAGTGGGTCGGCGTCGCCCTCCCGGTCGTGCTCTTCAGTGTGGTCGCCGCGTGGGCAGTTGTGCTGATTGTATGGCGGCCGTTTGTTGATGTCCCGTATATCCCGCTGCAGGTTGTAAACaccgcggcagaggagcaggtATCTTCCGCGACgcgcgcggtggtgctggtggtgtcGGCTATCACAATCACGCTCTGGATCCTGCCGGCCAATCTGTTCTTTGGCGACACCGGCATCGTGGCTCTCATCCCGATTGTCGTGTTCTTTGGTATCGGCATCTTGTCCAAGGAGGACTTCAACACGCTCTCCTGGCATTTAATGTTCTTGCTTGCCGGAGGTAACATGCTGGGGCTGTGCGCTCGAGACTCTCGCTTGCTTGACATCATTGCTATGAGCATGAAGTCAACCCTGACAGACTCGCCGCCGTACCTCAccctgctggtggtgctCGTCGCCGTGGGCGTCATCACGACCTTCGTGTCTCacacggtggcggcgatgatcTTGCTACCTATAATTGTGAAGATCGGCTTCCTCATGCCCGAGTCTGCTGGCATCATGGCCGTCACTCCACAGTCGATGGTCATGCTGTCCGCCTTGATGTGCTCCGGTGCCATGGCATTCCCTATCAGCTCCTTCCCCAACGTGAACTCGCTGCTGGCCGAGGATTCGAAGGGTAAGTTGTACTTGCGAGCGAAGGACTTCCTCTTTTGTGGTACGGTGATCACGCTGGTGTTCACGGCGTGCCTCGTGACATGGATGGTGCCCCTCACCAACTATGTGCTGCCTGCCGACCATTGA